A stretch of the Conger conger chromosome 3, fConCon1.1, whole genome shotgun sequence genome encodes the following:
- the LOC133125208 gene encoding GTPase IMAP family member 9-like, whose amino-acid sequence MYSTGPEKLKELRIVLLGRTGAETSAAGNTILGKKAFKSELSSCERAGGEVDGREVSVIDTPGLIHAKRSMDEIIKEIAKCIVQSAPGPHVFLVVLQVNKFTNEEQARVKIIQETFGPGSAKYFMVLFTHGDELKGKSIEEHVSGSKELTEFTAQCGGGYYVFNNKHMENHSQVSELLQKIDEEVATNGGGYFTNEMYKKAEKEIEKKKKEIKKKIPEKEAREKAINEVIEWEDGWWWYYYYYKG is encoded by the exons ATGTATTCCACAGGACCGGAGAAGCTTAAAGAGCTGAGGATTGTGCTGCTGGGAAGGACTGGAGCAGAAACGAGTGCAGCaggaaacaccatcctgggGAAGAAGGCGTTTAAATCAGAGCTCTCCTCTTGTGAGAGAGCCGGAGGGGAAGTGGATGGGAGAGAGGTGTCTGTGATTGACACTCCAGGCCTGATTCACGCAAAGCGCAGTATGGATGAGATCATAAAGGAGATTGCAAAGTGCATCGTTCAGTCCGCTCCGGGACCCCATGTGTTCCTGGTGGTGCTCCAGGTGAACAAATTTACAAATGAGGAGCAGGCAAGAGTGAAGATCATTCAGGAGACCTTCGGTCCTGGATCAGCTAAATACTTCATGGTGCTGTTCACTCATGGAGACGAGCTGAAGGGAAAATCTATTGAAGAACATGTGAGTGGCAGTAAAGAGCTCACAGAGTTCACAGCTCAGTGTGGGGGTGGATACTATGTCTTTAACAATAAGCACATGGAGAATCACTCACAGGTCTCAGAGCTGCTGCAGAAGATTGATGAGGAAGTAGCAACCAATGGAGGAGGCTACTTCACCAATGAGATGTACAAGAAGGCGgaaaaagaaattgaaaaaaagaagaaggagataaaaaaaaagatcccaGAGAAGGAAGCGAGAGAAAAAGCAATAAATGAAGTAATAGAA TGGGAAGATGGGTGGTGGtggtactactactactacaagggttga
- the LOC133125210 gene encoding cilia- and flagella- associated protein 210-like, translated as MEMASETTAAENGSRKGLQKQRQEALAKVICQQFYQSDRVKQFHRALLQTEAMKELDDQMTRKQRLLSAAKEETRKFMAEVKREELQSVEQERETARRRERERATYREFLTEQMNEQELRRKRKVEKAEEVIECQKECEQYKREREMLSEQKKEKMMMARKAHTDHLRAMSTARALEAEKLKMEDERRRFFEMERDKVVLRKQEKRAERRRVAKSYKEMVVEQTATELQEKANKEERLSAQILADGQAEREAALQRQRRELQEKRTSMRSAIAAHRESKRSARERQAEEEDRSSRVSLDAEKERDRAAAETQRVAARRQGEKRAAMDDFLRRQIAERRAGDRFLERRQLDSDRKYAELIAEEEEQYQRYTDGVISAARKANRNTFPLLRAAQHGMWSGVGPIYGGMRANYLVPGASYEQMPNYVSTTTKDLKRLYGTEEGQSAMRLSFIW; from the coding sequence ATGGAAATGGCGTCAGAAACTACGGCTGCAGAGAACGGCTCGAGGAAAGGCCTTCAGAAGCAACGGCAGGAGGCTCTGGCAAAGGTGATATGCCAGCAGTTCTATCAGAGCGATCGCGTGAAGCAGTTCCATCGCGCTCTCCTGCAGACGGAGGCCATGAAGGAACTCGACGACCAGATGACGAGGAAACAGAGGCTCCTCAGTGCCGCCAAGGAGGAGACCAGGAAGTTCATGGCTGAGGTCAAACGCGAGGAGCTGCAGTCCGTGGAGCAGGAGCGGGAGACGGCCAggcggagggagcgggagagagcgacCTACCGGGAGTTCCTGACGGAGCAGATGAACGAGCAGGAGctcaggaggaagaggaaggtggAGAAGGCCGAAGAGGTCATTGAATGCCAGAAAGAATGCGAGCAGtacaagagggagagggagatgctgAGCGaacagaagaaggagaagatgaTGATGGCGAGGAAGGCCCACACGGATCACCTGCGGGCGATGAGCACCGCCCGGGCACTGGAGGCGGAGAAGCTAAAGATGGAGGACGAGAGGAGGAGGTTCTTCGAAATGGAGAGGGACAAAGTGGTGctgaggaagcaggagaagaggGCGGAGAGACGCAGGGTGGCGAAGAGCTACAAGGAGATGGTGGTGGAGCAGACGGCCACCGAGCTGCAGGAGAAAGCCAACAAAGAGGAGCGGCTGAGTGCCCAGATCCTGGCCGACGGGCAGGCGGAGAGGGAGGCCGCGCTGCAGCGTCAGCGGCGGGAGCTGCAGGAGAAGAGGACGTCCATGCGGAGCGCCATCGCCGCGCACCGGGAGAGCAAGCGCTCGGCTCGGGAACGCCAGGCCGAGGAGGAGGACCGCAGCTCACGGGTCTCCCTGGACGCCGAGAAAGAGCGGGACCGGGCGGCCGCGGAGACGCAGCGCGTGGCGGCGCGGCGCCAGGGGGAGAAGCGCGCCGCCATGGACGACTTCCTGCGCCGGCAGATCGCCGAGAGGCGCGCCGGGGACCGCTTCCTGGAACGCCGGCAGCTGGACTCCGACAGGAAGTACGCGGAGCTGATcgccgaggaggaggagcagtacCAGCGCTACACCGACGGGGTCATCAGCGCCGCCCGGAAGGCCAACCGGAACACGTTCCCGCTCCTCCGGGCCGCCCAGCACGGGATGTGGTCCGGAGTCGGCCCCATTTACGGCGGGATGAGGGCCAACTACTTGGTCCCTGGCGCCAGTTATGAACAAATGCCCAATTACGTCAGCACCACGACCAAAGACCTGAAAAGACTATATGGGACTGAAGAGGGCCAGTCGGCCATGAGACTGAGCTTCATATGGTGA
- the phykpl gene encoding 5-phosphohydroxy-L-lysine phospho-lyase, whose protein sequence is MKTVHYILPKELSHGQLTMEMFDKQTTLAMRKKLIGQSCRLFYSDDPVKIVRARGQYLYDENGTRYLDCISNVHHVGHCHPAVTRAASAQMELLNTNWRFLHDNIIHYAQRLTATLPDKLCVFYFVNSGSEANDLALRLARQFTQHEDVIVLDHAYHGHLTSLIDISPYKFRRLGGQKEWVHVAPLPDTYRGRYREDHPDPAQAYADTVRDLIEEGHKKGRKIAAFFAESLPSVGGQIVFPSGYFQKVAEYVRGAGGVFVVDEVQTGFGRVGTQFWGFQLQGEEFCPDIVTMGKPMGNGHPLSCLVTTREVAAAFTANGVEYFNTFGGNPVSCAIGLAVLDVIEEEDLRRNARDVGEQLRGRLRGLMAQHPLIGHVRGAGLFVGMELVTDRETRAPATATAGELVRRLKDECIVVSTDGPDDNVIKFKPPMCFSSADAELVARKIDLILTDMKSDRQKTSGDV, encoded by the exons atgaagACTGTGCACTATATTTTACCAAAAGAACTCAGTCACGGACAATTGACCATGGAAATGTTCGATAAACAAACTACCTTGGCAATGCGGAAAAAACTTATTGG gCAATCTTGCCGGCTTTTCTACTCGGATGATCCGGTGAAGATAGTTAGAGCTCGCGGACAGTACTTATATGACGAGAATGGGACGAGGTATCTGGATTGCATCAGTAATGTTCATCACG TGGGGCACTGCCACCCAGCGGTTACCCGGGCTGCTTCAGCTCAGATGGAGCTCCTGAACACCAACTGGCGCTTCCTGCACGACAACATCATCCATTATGCCCAGCGCCTCACCGCCACCCTGCCAGACAAGCTCTGCGTCTTCTACTTTGTCAACTCTGG CTCTGAGGCCAACGACCTTGCCCTGCGGTTGGCTCGCCAGTTCACCCAGCACGAGGACGTCATTGTGCTGGACCA CGCATACCATGGGCACCTGACGTCACTGATCGACATCAGTCCGTACAAGTTCAGAAGACTGGGGGGTCAGAAAGAGTGGGTTCACGTG GCGCCACTCCCAGACACCTACAGGGGGCGCTATCGGGAGGACCACCCTGACCCTGCGCAGGCCTATGCAGACACCGTGAGGGATCTGATAGAGGAGGGTCACAAGAAGGGTCGCAAg ATTGCAGCTTTTTTTGCGGAGAGTTTGCCCAGTGTGGGAGGCCAGATTGTCTTCCCCAGTGGATACTTCCAGAAGGTAGCAGA GTACGtccgcggggcggggggggtgttCGTGGTGGATGAGGTGCAGACGGGGTTCGGCCGAGTGGGGACCCAGTTCTGGGGGTTCCAGCTGCAGGGGGAGGAGTTCTGCCCCGACATCGTGACCATGGGCAAGCCGATGGGGAACGGGCACCCGCTGTCCTGCCTGGTCACCACGCGCGAGGTCGCTGCTGCGTTCACTGCCAACGGCGTGGAGTACTTCAACACG tttggcGGTAACCCCGTGTCGTGTGCGATTGGCCTGGCGGTTCTGGACGTGATCGAGGAGGAGGACCTGAGGAGGAACGCCAGGGACGTGGGAGAGCAGCTCCGAGGCCGACTGCGCGGCCTGATGGCCCAACACCCCCTCATTGGGCACGTGCG GGGCGCGGGGCTGTTCGTGGGGATGGAGCTGGTGACGGACCGAGAGACGCGCGCGCCTGCTACAGCCACCGCCGGGGAGCTTGTGCGCAG GCTGAAGGACGAGTGCATTGTTGTGAGCACAGACGGCCCTGATGACAACGTTATCAAGTTCAAGCCGCCGATGTGCTTCAGCTCAGCCGACGCAGAACTCGTCGCCCGGAAAATAGACCTGATTCTGACCG ATATGAAGTCGGACAGACAAAAGACAAGCGGAGACGTTTGA